One Lentimicrobium sp. L6 DNA window includes the following coding sequences:
- a CDS encoding MBL fold metallo-hydrolase — MKLYSIETGNLKLDGGAMFGVVPKVMWSKKYPADENNLINLAMRCLLVIDGDRKILIDNGIGDKQDEKFLKHFHLNGEETLKSSLAKLGLSKDDITDMVLTHLHFDHTGGSIEWNEDKTKLIPAFKNANYWVSKAQWEWATKPNKREKASFLGENIQPMEESGQLKIIEEEGELFPNFNVKLYNGHTDGQVIPHINYNGRTVVFMADLLPSTAHIPMPWVMAYDTRPLLTLQEKEQFYEEAIENDYVLFFEHDIYNECCTLEATERGPKVKETFKLNELLE; from the coding sequence ATGAAATTATATAGTATAGAAACCGGAAACCTAAAACTAGACGGAGGAGCCATGTTTGGCGTTGTTCCAAAGGTAATGTGGTCCAAGAAATATCCAGCCGACGAGAACAATTTGATCAACTTAGCCATGCGTTGTCTTTTAGTGATTGATGGCGATAGAAAAATCTTAATAGATAATGGGATAGGAGACAAGCAGGACGAGAAATTCCTCAAGCATTTTCACTTAAATGGAGAAGAAACTCTAAAGTCTTCCTTGGCTAAATTAGGTTTATCAAAAGATGATATCACCGATATGGTATTAACCCACCTTCATTTTGATCATACTGGCGGAAGTATTGAGTGGAATGAAGATAAAACAAAACTCATTCCAGCCTTTAAAAATGCCAATTATTGGGTAAGTAAAGCGCAGTGGGAATGGGCTACAAAACCTAATAAGAGAGAGAAAGCCAGCTTCTTAGGGGAGAATATCCAGCCCATGGAGGAGTCTGGTCAATTAAAAATCATTGAAGAAGAGGGAGAATTGTTTCCCAATTTTAATGTCAAATTGTATAATGGTCATACAGATGGACAAGTAATCCCACATATAAACTATAATGGAAGAACGGTTGTGTTTATGGCCGATTTATTACCAAGTACCGCTCATATTCCTATGCCCTGGGTAATGGCTTACGATACGCGTCCACTACTCACACTCCAAGAGAAAGAGCAATTCTATGAGGAGGCTATTGAAAATGATTATGTCTTATTTTTCGAACATGATATTTATAATGAATGTTGTACGCTAGAAGCTACAGAAAGAGGACCAAAAGTAAAAGAGACCTTTAAGTTAAACGAGCTATTGGAATAG
- a CDS encoding branched-chain amino acid aminotransferase has product MKDIKWGELPFGYSKTNYNVRCYYRDGKWGSIETTSSEHVSIHMAATALHYGQEAFEGLKAFRGKDGQIRLFRWEENAKRLQKSAEGIMMAEVPTELFMKMIMRVIKLNKEFVPPYGTGASLYLRPVLFGSGAQVGVKPANEYLFIVFVTPVGPYFKEGFKPVDIQLVRDYDRAAPLGTGHIKVGGNYAASLRPGTRAHDEGFASVMFLDAKEKKYIDEAGPANFFGIKDGKYITPDSHTVLPSITNMSLRQIAEDIGLTVERRSVPVEELGTFEEAGACGTAAIISPIGKIVDRELDKTYTYSTDGEPGPWSTKLYKRLLAIQLGEVEDTHGWNTIVE; this is encoded by the coding sequence ATGAAAGATATTAAATGGGGTGAATTACCCTTTGGATACTCAAAAACAAATTATAATGTTCGTTGTTATTATCGTGATGGTAAATGGGGTTCTATAGAGACCACATCTTCTGAGCATGTTAGTATACACATGGCTGCCACAGCTTTACACTATGGTCAAGAAGCTTTCGAAGGTTTAAAAGCTTTTAGAGGTAAAGATGGTCAAATCCGTTTATTCCGTTGGGAAGAGAATGCAAAGAGATTGCAAAAATCTGCCGAAGGTATTATGATGGCTGAGGTACCTACTGAATTATTTATGAAGATGATCATGAGAGTGATTAAATTAAACAAAGAATTTGTTCCTCCTTATGGTACAGGTGCTTCTTTATATTTACGTCCAGTATTATTTGGTTCTGGCGCTCAGGTTGGTGTGAAGCCTGCTAATGAATACTTATTCATAGTTTTTGTAACTCCTGTTGGTCCATATTTCAAAGAAGGATTCAAGCCAGTCGATATTCAATTGGTAAGAGATTATGATAGAGCTGCTCCATTGGGGACTGGTCACATTAAAGTAGGTGGCAATTACGCTGCTTCTTTACGTCCAGGTACTAGAGCTCACGACGAAGGGTTTGCTTCTGTTATGTTCTTAGATGCTAAAGAGAAAAAATATATTGATGAAGCTGGCCCAGCTAACTTCTTTGGTATTAAAGATGGAAAATATATAACACCTGATTCACATACTGTTCTACCTTCAATCACCAATATGAGTTTACGTCAAATTGCTGAAGACATAGGATTAACTGTTGAAAGAAGATCTGTTCCAGTTGAAGAATTAGGAACTTTCGAGGAGGCTGGAGCTTGTGGAACTGCTGCTATTATTTCGCCAATTGGGAAAATAGTAGATAGAGAGTTGGACAAGACTTATACCTACTCTACTGATGGAGAACCTGGCCCTTGGTCAACAAAATTATACAAAAGATTATTAGCTATCCAATTAGGAGAAGTTGAAGATACACATGGTTGGAATACTATTGTTGAATAG
- a CDS encoding transposase, producing MATQREILLPEAYYHVFNRAVGNDKLFKSNRNYSYFLELCNKKMIPCDDIIVYCLMPNHFHFLVKIKPVNEL from the coding sequence ATGGCAACGCAAAGAGAAATACTCCTACCCGAAGCATATTACCATGTTTTTAATAGAGCTGTTGGGAATGACAAATTATTTAAGAGTAATAGAAATTATAGCTACTTCCTGGAATTATGCAATAAGAAAATGATTCCTTGCGACGATATTATTGTGTATTGTTTAATGCCCAATCATTTTCACTTTTTAGTAAAGATAAAACCTGTAAATGAATTGTGA
- a CDS encoding DNA-3-methyladenine glycosylase I, translating to MSKPNRCWWAGEDLLYQEYHDKEWGKPVHEDQEWFEFLVLETFQAGLSWITILRKRKNFFDAFDQFDYKKIALYGEEKETELLQNVGIIRNKLKVKSAISNAQSFLKIQEEFGSFDKYIWGFVNHQPIINHFKDKSEVPANTPLSDKISKDLKKRGFKFVGTTVVYALMQSCGLVNDHLVGCDFRE from the coding sequence ATGAGTAAACCAAATAGGTGTTGGTGGGCTGGTGAGGATCTTCTATATCAAGAATACCACGATAAAGAATGGGGCAAACCTGTTCATGAAGATCAAGAATGGTTTGAGTTTTTGGTATTAGAGACATTTCAAGCCGGATTAAGTTGGATTACCATCCTCAGAAAAAGAAAAAATTTCTTTGATGCTTTTGATCAATTCGATTATAAAAAGATTGCCCTTTATGGTGAGGAAAAAGAAACAGAATTGTTACAAAATGTAGGGATCATCAGAAATAAGCTCAAGGTAAAATCTGCCATCAGCAATGCCCAATCTTTTTTAAAGATTCAAGAAGAATTTGGTAGTTTCGACAAATACATATGGGGCTTTGTCAATCACCAGCCTATTATCAATCATTTTAAAGATAAATCGGAAGTCCCTGCGAATACTCCGCTATCAGATAAAATCTCCAAGGATTTAAAAAAGCGAGGATTTAAATTTGTTGGAACAACTGTAGTTTACGCCTTGATGCAATCTTGTGGTTTGGTGAATGACCACTTGGTGGGCTGTGATTTTCGGGAGTAA
- a CDS encoding TlpA disulfide reductase family protein: protein MNKKAIFFTLSLFLILVSAKSSDVINHPSPEKKMWAKSFIGQKAPAIEVEGWVTEPGDLKGKYVLIDIWATWCGPCRKGIPELNEWQKKFADKLVIIGISNETKEKVEPYAKEHIQYANGFDTQSRVKNELKVTGIPHVILINPEGIVIWEGFPKLPGEELTTEVLKDLLK, encoded by the coding sequence ATGAATAAAAAAGCTATCTTCTTCACCTTATCCTTATTTCTTATTTTAGTTTCTGCCAAATCATCAGATGTAATTAACCACCCAAGTCCAGAGAAAAAGATGTGGGCCAAGTCATTTATAGGCCAAAAAGCACCTGCCATTGAAGTGGAGGGCTGGGTTACAGAACCTGGTGATTTAAAAGGTAAATATGTGCTTATAGATATTTGGGCTACTTGGTGTGGACCATGTAGAAAGGGTATTCCAGAGTTAAACGAGTGGCAAAAAAAATTCGCCGACAAATTAGTGATTATAGGAATAAGTAATGAAACTAAGGAAAAAGTAGAACCCTATGCAAAAGAACATATTCAATATGCCAATGGTTTCGATACGCAAAGTAGAGTAAAGAACGAGTTAAAAGTAACTGGTATTCCTCATGTGATTCTGATCAACCCAGAAGGGATTGTAATTTGGGAAGGCTTTCCTAAACTACCAGGTGAAGAATTAACAACTGAGGTACTCAAGGACTTACTTAAATAA